A region of the Oligoflexus sp. genome:
GTCTTCATCCTTCGCACACTGGGAGTGATACCATGAAGCAGGGTCTGGCGGCTTTTGCCGTAGGTTTTATCTTTGCCATAGGGCTCGGCGTCTCGGGGATGACGCAGCCTGAAAAGGTCATGGGATTTTTGGATGTGTTCGGCAACTGGGATCCCTCTTTGATGTTTGTCATGATCGGAGCGATCGGCGTGCATGCCGTCGCCTATCGCTTGATTCGCAAGCGTAGCTCGCCCCTCCTGGCTGGCAGCTGGCATGTTCCGACGAAGAAGGATCTGACTCCGGCTCTCATGATCGGTTCCGTTCTTTTTGGGCTCGGCTGGGGGCTTGCAGGCTACTGCCCAGGACCCGCTGTGACCTCGCTGGCGAGTTTCCAGTTTCAAGCCTGGTTATTCGTGGCGGCCATGCTGGTGGGTATGCTGATTTTCAAGGCGCTCGACACAAAACTCAAACTTCAAAAGTGAGATGTCCATGGAAACGATAGGCTATGCTGCGTCACTGGTCATGGGTTTGTCTTTAGGCTTGATAGGCGGTGGTGGGTCCATACTTACTGTGCCCATCCTGGTTTATCTTTTTGCGATTCATCCGGTGCTGGCAACGGCCTACTCGCTTTTCATCGTGGGTTTAACGGCCCTGGTCGGCGGAATAGGGTATCTGAAAAAAGGCGAAGTGGATCTGAAAACGGGTTTTCTCTTCGCCGTGCCGAGCTTCATCGGCGTGTATGCAACCCGGGCCTTTGTCCTGCCTCGCGTGCCGGATCATATCTTCACGCTGGGAAGCTGGTCTGTCACCAAACCCCTCTTGATCATGATCGTTTTTGCGGTCCTGATGGTATTGGCTTCCATTTCCATGATTCGTGGCCGTAAACCCAAGGCGGATGCGAAGCCGCTCTCGGCTGCAGCCAAAGTTGGTCTGATTGGTCTGGAAGGACTGGTGGTGGGAACGATCACAGGTTTTGTGGGAGCCGGCGGCGGCTTTCTGATCATACCGGCGCTGGTTGTTCTGGTCGGTTTGCCCATGAAAAAAGCAGTCGGAACCTCGCTCTTTATTATCGCGGCGAAATCTCTGATAGGTTTTACAGGCGATCTGCAACATCAGGTGACCATAGACTGGCAGCTGCTCCTGATCATCAGCGGCATCGCGGTTGTGGGCCTTGCGGGTGGAATGCTCTTCAGTCGTAAACTGTCGGAAGCCGCGCTGAAGAAAGGCTTTGGTTACTTCGTCCTGATCATGGGCGTTTTTGTGCTAGGTGATCAAATCTCAAAGTTGTAAAAGATGGTGAAGCTGAAATTTCGTTGGAAAGGAAAATTTATGATCTTGCGAATCAAAGTATTATGGCCCTTATGCTTGTCCGCTTTCTTTGCGACGACCGCGATGTCTCAGCATGGTGGCCCCATGGGCGATCCCTCGCATCAGCAGGATCGCGCGGTTTTCCAGTATCTTTTGAGTCAGGGACCGTCGATCGAGCGAGTTGTGAAAGTTTTAGACAATGGTGTCGAGACTCTCACGGAATCGGCGGTGCCCGAGGTCGCAGCGAAGATCAAGGAGCATGTGCAGGCCATGAAAGGGCGCGTCGAGGATGTCAGGCCGATTCGGATGCGCGATCCCTTGTTTGCGGCCATATTTGAAAACGCCGAGGCGATTTCCATGAAGGTGGAGGAAACGGAACGCGGCGTGCGGGTGACGGAAACCTCGGAGCATCCTTATGTCGTCAAGCTGATCCAGGAGCATGCGAAGGTGGTTTCGAACTTTGTCAAGTATGGACATCAGGAAGCCATGAAGAATCACGCCGTGCCGCAGCCTTGAATTCATGAGGCCCTGTGGAGTACTATCCTGAGCGATGATGATGAACCTTCGCAAAGGATGGAAACCATGATCTCAGCCAAAGGCATTGCAGCGTTTTCGGCCAAAGAACCCCTTGGTCCCTGGAGTTTTCAAAGACGGAGCCCCAAGGATCATGATGTCGTGATAGATATCCAGTTCTGCGGTATCTGCCATTCTGATATTCACACGGTTCGAAGTGAATGGGGTGATATTCAGTATCCACTCGTACCGGGTCACGAGATCGCAGGCGTTGTGCGGCAGGTCGGTCCCAAGGTAACGAAATATAAAGTCGGCGACCATGTCGGTGTTGGCTGTTTTGTGGATTCCTGCCGTGAATGCGCCCACTGCAAACAGGAACTGGAAAACTACTGCCTGAAGGGCATGAACGCAACCTACAAC
Encoded here:
- a CDS encoding DUF6691 family protein is translated as MKQGLAAFAVGFIFAIGLGVSGMTQPEKVMGFLDVFGNWDPSLMFVMIGAIGVHAVAYRLIRKRSSPLLAGSWHVPTKKDLTPALMIGSVLFGLGWGLAGYCPGPAVTSLASFQFQAWLFVAAMLVGMLIFKALDTKLKLQK
- a CDS encoding sulfite exporter TauE/SafE family protein — encoded protein: METIGYAASLVMGLSLGLIGGGGSILTVPILVYLFAIHPVLATAYSLFIVGLTALVGGIGYLKKGEVDLKTGFLFAVPSFIGVYATRAFVLPRVPDHIFTLGSWSVTKPLLIMIVFAVLMVLASISMIRGRKPKADAKPLSAAAKVGLIGLEGLVVGTITGFVGAGGGFLIIPALVVLVGLPMKKAVGTSLFIIAAKSLIGFTGDLQHQVTIDWQLLLIISGIAVVGLAGGMLFSRKLSEAALKKGFGYFVLIMGVFVLGDQISKL